AATTTGCAGAGCTTGGTGGCTGGGAAGCTGAATCAGAAGCCTCTCAACTCCTTCAAAACCTTAATATCCCAGAAGATCTTCACTACCAAAATATGAGTGAGTTAGCAAATGGTGATAAGGTTAAAGTTCTCCTTGCTAAAGCCCTTTTTGGTAAACCAGATGTGCTTCTTCTAGACGAGCCTACCAATGGTCTTGATATCCAATCTATCTCATGGTTGGAAGATTTCTTGATTGATTTTGAAAATACCGTTATCGTCGTATCCCATGACCGTCACTTCTTAAATAAAGTATGTACACACATGGCTGACCTTGATTTTGGTAAAATTAAGCTCTTCGTTGGTAACTATGATTTCTGGAAGGAATCATCTGAGTTGGCTGCACGTCTTCAAGCAGACCGCAATGCTAAAGCTGAAGAAAAAATTAAACAGTTGCAGGAATTCGTTGCCCGTTTCTCTGCCAATGCTTCAAAATCTAAGCAAGCGACATCTCGTAAGAAAATGCTTGATAAGATTGAACTTGAAGAAATTGTCCCATCAAGTCGTAAATACCCATTCATCAGTTTCAAAGCCGAACGTGAAATGGGAAATGACCTCTTGACCGTTGAAAACTTATCAGTCACCATCGATGGTGAAAAAATTCTCGACAATATCAGCTTTATCCTTCGTCCAGGTGATAAAACGGCTCTTATCGGTCAAAATGATATTCAAACTACTGCTCTTATCCGTGCTATCATGGGCGAAATCCCTTATGAAGGTACTGTTAAGTGGGGCGTGACAACCAGCCAATCTTACCTACCAAAAGACAATACCAAGGATTTTGAAAATGGTGAGACCATCCTTGAATGGTTACGTCAATTTGCAGCAAAAGAGGAGGATGACAATACCTTCCTTCGTGGTTTCCTTGGTCGTATGCTCTTCTCTGGTGATGAGGTTAACAAGTCTGTCAACGTCTTGTCAGGGGGCGAAAAAGTGCGCGTGATGTTGTCAAAACTCATGCTTCTAAAATCAAATGTCTTAGTACTTGACGATCCAACCAATCACTTGGACTTGGAATCTATCTCAAGTCTTAACGACGGTCTTAAAGCTTTCAAAGAATCCATTATCTTTGCCAGCCATGACCATGAATTTATTCAAACACTTGCTAACCATATCATCGTTCTTTCTAAAAATGGCGTCATCGACCGTATCGATGAAACCTACGATGAATTCCTTGACAATAAAGAAGTTCAGGCAAAAGTTCAAGAACTTTGGAAAGACTAAATCACAAAACTCAGTTGTTCTTCAACTGAGTTTTCTACTATCCTTTACAAAAAGTTTACAAGGTTAATCTATGACTTCTACATTTACAGTTAAAAGAGCATTTCCCTATTTTCTAGCATTCTTATTTCCTATCTTCATCATGGTTATTGTACTACTCTCCAATGAGATTTGGTGGGGAAGTGATCGAACCATTCTAGCTAGTGACGGTTTTCATCAGTACGTTATTTTTGCACAAAATCTCAGAAATATCTTACATGGGTCTGACAGTATTTTTTACACCTTTACTAGCGGTTTAGGGTTAAATTTCTATGCATTGATGAGTTATTATTTAGGATCGTTTTTATCACCCTTCTACTATTTTTTCTCTCTAGAAACAATTCCTGATGCTGTTTATCTCTTCACCTTACTAAAATTTGGTTTTTCTGGGCTAAGTATGTTCACAGCTTTACGAAAAATTTACAATATTGTCAATAAAGTTTTACTCTTATCTCTTTCCACTTCTTATGCGCTCATGAGTTTCGCCATTAGCCAATTAGAAATTAATACTTGGTTGGATGTCTTTATCATCGCCCCACTTATCATACTCGGCTTACACCTACTCCTTAAAAAACGTCAATTTTGGATTTATTACCTATCTCTGACAACCTTATTTATTCAAAATTATTATTTTGGATTTATGATGTCTATCTTTCTAATCCTCTATTTTCTTGTTCAACAAAGTAGGTCCTTCTCTTTTAAAACATTGCTGAAACAAGCGTTAGATTTTTCTCTTATCTCAGTATTCTCAGCCTTATCCAGTGCTATTATGTTGCTACCAACCTATTTAGATCTTTCAACTCATGGAGAAGAATTTTCAACGTTTAGTCAATGGATATCAAAAGATGCCTGGTATCTAGATCTATTTGCTAAAAATATTGTTGGAGCTTATGACACAACCAAATTTGGCTCTATCCCAATGATTTATGTTGGCTT
The sequence above is drawn from the Streptococcus pluranimalium genome and encodes:
- a CDS encoding ATP-binding cassette domain-containing protein, which encodes MLTVSDVSLRFSDRKLFDDVNIKFTEGNTYGLIGANGAGKSTFLKILAGDIEPSTGHISLGPDERLSVLRQNHFDYEEERAIDVVIMGNQELYDIMKEKDAIYMKEDFSDEDGVRAAELEGQFAELGGWEAESEASQLLQNLNIPEDLHYQNMSELANGDKVKVLLAKALFGKPDVLLLDEPTNGLDIQSISWLEDFLIDFENTVIVVSHDRHFLNKVCTHMADLDFGKIKLFVGNYDFWKESSELAARLQADRNAKAEEKIKQLQEFVARFSANASKSKQATSRKKMLDKIELEEIVPSSRKYPFISFKAEREMGNDLLTVENLSVTIDGEKILDNISFILRPGDKTALIGQNDIQTTALIRAIMGEIPYEGTVKWGVTTSQSYLPKDNTKDFENGETILEWLRQFAAKEEDDNTFLRGFLGRMLFSGDEVNKSVNVLSGGEKVRVMLSKLMLLKSNVLVLDDPTNHLDLESISSLNDGLKAFKESIIFASHDHEFIQTLANHIIVLSKNGVIDRIDETYDEFLDNKEVQAKVQELWKD